In Vigna radiata var. radiata cultivar VC1973A chromosome 3, Vradiata_ver6, whole genome shotgun sequence, the following proteins share a genomic window:
- the LOC106757287 gene encoding E3 ubiquitin-protein ligase MARCH1 yields the protein MAEVVLLVDDLKLLSGIPRCRICHEEEFESIETLEAPCACSGTVKFAHRDCIQRWCNEKGNTTCEICLQQYEPGYSAPPKKSKINDEAMSIREEEEESNERTEITVEGVAVESDYSECSSGGDRSASCCRSLAIAFTIVLLVRHFFAVLSNGTQDYPFTLLTVIILKATGIIIPMYIVIKIVGAIQNSSEHYQDSDDEDEIRHNVNLRHS from the exons ATGGCAGAGGTTGTTTTGTTAGTCGATGATTTGAAACTGCTTTCTGGGATTCCTCGCTGTAGAATTTGTCATGAAGAGGAGTTTGAAAGCATAGAAACCTTGGAAGCACCTTGTGCTTGTTCTGGAACCGTTAAG TTTGCTCATAGAGATTGCATACAAAGATGGTGCAACGAGAAAGGAAATACAACCTGTGAAATATGTCTCCAG CAATATGAACCCGGATATTCAGCTCCACCCAAGAAGTCTAAGATAAATGATGAAGCAATGTCTATTag ggaggaagaagaagagtcAAACGAAAGAACAGAGATAACGGTTGAAGGAGTTGCGGTGGAAAGCGATTACTCGGAATGCAGTTCAGGCGGTGACAGAAGCGCGTCTTGCTGTCGATCACTTGCAATAGCT TTTACAATTGTCTTGCTAGTAAGACATTTTTTCGCAGTGCTTTCAAATGGAACGCAAGATTACCCATTTACACTACTTACT GTAATTATATTAAAGGCTACCGGAATTATTATACCTATGTACATAGTTATTAAGATTGTTGGAGCCATTCAGAACAGTAGTGAGCACTATCAGGATTCTGACGATGAAGATGAGATACGGCATAATGTAAATTTAAGACATTCATAG
- the LOC106757907 gene encoding uncharacterized protein LOC106757907 yields the protein MVSQKITSLEKXVFDQYISFCNRRGVPSARDRRFFFKEMKMIGGWKSKVVRSETARSRRRSVKAGLSVGNERMSKVLSKEKTRRVKARRQSQSSGNKYLRPGTLILYPLSFHLRLELMHSTYCKWRFIR from the exons ATGGTTTCTCAGAAGATAACAAGCTTGGAGAAGNTGGTTTTCGACCAGTATATAAG tttctGTAACCGGAGAGGAGTCCCAAGCGCACGTGACCGGAGATTCTTCTTCAAGGAGATGAAGATGATCGGTGGGTGGAAAAGCAAAGTGGTACGATCGGAGACCGCTCGATCAAGAAGAAGAAGCGTCAAG gCTGGTTTGAGTGTGGGGAACGAGAGAATGAGTAAGGTGTTGTCGAAGGAGAAAACTCGAAGGGTTAAGGCAAGGAGGCAGTCACAGAGCTCCGGGAACAAGTACCTGAGGCCGGGGACCTTGATTTTATATCCCCTTAGTTTCCACCTAAGACTGGAGTTAATGCATAG CACCTACTGTAAATGGAGGTTCATTAGATAG
- the LOC106757846 gene encoding uncharacterized protein LOC106757846 isoform X1, with protein MRLEKLLLFWNLMLFSILVQEMVQISVQRFFRWVVNCSSPTWTTSFSLSLAAKQDKTIMAEWLPELKTAILSAQQSLEDCKYVGGLDYGKCLITGEPHTIDDIVPIKTGKVWWYSSNIGCGFCTKSPLVVLYFSREANLQPKGFFTNIFMVR; from the exons ATGAG GTTAGAAAAATTGTTGCTATTTTGGAACTTGATGTTGTTTTCTATCCTTGTCCAAGAAATGGTCCAAATTTCCGTCCAAAGGTTCTTCAGATGGGTGGTAAACTGCAGTTCCCCTACATG GACAACGAGTTTTTCTTTGAGTTTGGCTGCAAAACAGGACAAAACTATCATGGCAGAATGGTTGCCTGAACTTAAGACTGCTATTTTGAGTGCTCAACAGAGCTTGGAAGATTGCAAATATGTCGGTGGATTG GATTATGGCAAGTGTCTAATTACTGGTGAACCACATACTATAGATGATATTGTACCAATCAAGACAGGGAAGGTATGGTGGTATTCTTCTAATATTGGGTGTGGATTTTGTACTAAAAGCCCTCTTGTTGTGCTTTACTTTTCAAGAGAAGCAAATCTGCAACCCAAAG GGTTCTTCACAAACATCTTCATGGTGAGGTAG
- the LOC106757846 gene encoding uncharacterized protein LOC106757846 isoform X2, translated as MRLEKLLLFWNLMLFSILVQEMVQISVQRFFRWVVNCSSPTWTTSFSLSLAAKQDKTIMAEWLPELKTAILSAQQSLEDCKYVGGLMILYQSRQGRYGGILLILGVDFVLKALLLCFTFQEKQICNPKGSSQTSSW; from the exons ATGAG GTTAGAAAAATTGTTGCTATTTTGGAACTTGATGTTGTTTTCTATCCTTGTCCAAGAAATGGTCCAAATTTCCGTCCAAAGGTTCTTCAGATGGGTGGTAAACTGCAGTTCCCCTACATG GACAACGAGTTTTTCTTTGAGTTTGGCTGCAAAACAGGACAAAACTATCATGGCAGAATGGTTGCCTGAACTTAAGACTGCTATTTTGAGTGCTCAACAGAGCTTGGAAGATTGCAAATATGTCGGTGGATTG ATGATATTGTACCAATCAAGACAGGGAAGGTATGGTGGTATTCTTCTAATATTGGGTGTGGATTTTGTACTAAAAGCCCTCTTGTTGTGCTTTACTTTTCAAGAGAAGCAAATCTGCAACCCAAAG GGTTCTTCACAAACATCTTCATGGTGA
- the LOC106757847 gene encoding uncharacterized protein LOC106757847, translating to MALQHDQVKQGLGGRVRLILSGAAPLSAHLEGYLLWRLAVMSYEDMRIFMWVTGVRFFFVILVMPNHVQYLLVYLVQHSQPKLRSLHVD from the exons ATGGCTTTGCAACATGATCAGGTAAAGCAGGGTTTAGGAGGTAGAGTTCGTCTGATTTTGTCTGGAGCCGCACCTTTATCTGCACATCTGGAAGGTTACTTACTGTGGCGACTTGCTGTCATGTCCTACGAGGATATG aGGATTTTCATGTGGGTGACAGGCGTGAGGTTCTTCTTTGTGATCTTGg TGATGCCAAATCATGTTCAATATCTACTTGTTTACTTAGTTCAGCATTCTCAGCCAAAGCTTAGATCATTGCATGTAGATTGA
- the LOC106757436 gene encoding uncharacterized protein LOC106757436 has translation MGNAISSSSSCISNGVSIRNILKRRKPTKTAILLESGGNTREIKLPVKSGELMIEEFGHVVTPLDELRRTGRVSALLPEEELVAGKVYLLLPVSRVHSKASKFEMAIAEAQSSHKKRTRGTNMAKVSPSLISRSSENEVTVSPPRSGNQVRWNPVLDTIFE, from the coding sequence ATGGGGAACgctatttcttcttcttcttcttgtatctcTAACGGTGTAAGTATTCGGAACattttgaagagaagaaaacctACGAAAACAGCAATTCTGTTGGAGAGTGGTGGGAACACTCGGGAGATCAAGCTACCAGTGAAATCGGGGGAGCTAATGATAGAAGAATTCGGCCACGTCGTCACTCCGTTGGACGAACTCCGTAGAACGGGACGGGTTTCTGCTTTGTTGCCCGAAGAGGAGCTTGTGGCAGGGAAGGTTTACCTGCTGTTGCCGGTTAGTAGGGTCCATTCCAAGGCTTCAAAGTTTGAGATGGCCATTGCAGAGGCACAGAGTAGCCACAAAAAGAGGACAAGGGGAACCAACATGGCTAAGGTTTCACCCTCACTCATTTCGAGGTCAAGTGAAAACGAAGTTACCGTTTCCCCTCCTCGTTCTGGGAATCAAGTACGATGGAATCCCGTTTTGGATACTATCTTTGAATGA